A single window of Xiphophorus hellerii strain 12219 chromosome 12, Xiphophorus_hellerii-4.1, whole genome shotgun sequence DNA harbors:
- the phf19 gene encoding PHD finger protein 19 isoform X2 → MFEDLTESFCSLEPQVCPGGGACHSTGVLEDDEGAEPHLSEGQFVLCCWSDGLYYVGKIQRVSPQRQSCFVTFEDNSKFWVLWKDIQHAGIPGEEPRCSVCQGAEPNSGSQSEPNNGILICGKCGIGFHQLCHVPPVEGSATELSPWFCRRCVFALAVRKGGALRKGPIAKALWAMKQVLPYDLVALNWDSQHRTNQQHCYCYCGGPGEWYLKMLQCFRCQQWFHEACTQSLQDAMMFGDRFYLFLCAVCNRGSEYVRRLSLRWVDVVHLALYNLSISSKKKYFELDEILAFVSANWDHLQLGKLSNSPPAERGQHLLDALNKYKSKFLCGKEMKKRKCIFCLRTRVPPSPSSKLFPERAQSDAGRGSKKPAASVLAERKKKKSKWLLEDAIPTSELSCSWTSKMATIFDFSLDELRSRQSSRSFSVDRDSGSGSSRCRSRVGSRKRKLPSNSYSQWANRSEVWDEPSDDPAHLTSEPSCFLSDSAHITSDSSILHSSISSYFGAAGRLTNGERYQVLARRVTRQGTVQYLLEWEGSTPY, encoded by the exons ATGTTTGAGGATCTGACCGAATCCTTCTGCAGTCtggagcctcaggtgtgtccagggggcggggcttgcCACAGCACCGGGGTCCTGGAGGACGatgagggggcggagcctcaccTGAGCGAGGGTCAGTTTGTTCTCTGCTGTTGGTCGGATGGTCTCTACTACGTGGGGAAGATCCAGAGG GTGAGCCCTCAAAGGCAGAGCTGCTTCGTCACATTTGAGGACAACTCCAAGTTCTGGGTCCTTTGGAAGGACATACAACACG CTGGAATCCCAGGGGAGGAGCCTCGCTGCTCGGTGTGCCAGGGGGCGGAGCCTAACTCGGGCAGCCAATCGGAGCCGAACAATGGCATCCTGATCTGTGGAAAGTGTGGCATTG GTTTCCACCAGCTGTGCCACGTTCCTCCAGTAGAGGGCAGCGCCACCGAGCTCAGTCCCTGGTTCTGCAGGCGCTGTGTCTTCGCTCTGGCTGTCCGG aAGGGGGGCGCCCTGAGGAAGGGTCCGATAGCCAAGGCACTGTGGGCGATGAAGCAGGTCCTGCCGTACGATCTGGTAGCGCTGAACTGGGACTCTCAGCATCGGACCAATCAGCAGCATTGTTACTGCTACTGCGGCGGACCTGGAGA GTGGTACCTGAAGATGCTGCAGTGCTTCAGGTGTCAGCAGTGGTTCCATGAGGCCTGCACCCAGAGCCTGCAGGACGCCATGATGTTCGGGGACAG GTTCTATCTGTTCCTGTGCGCCGTGTGTAACAGAGGAAGTGAGTACGTGCGCCGCTTGTCTCTGCGCTGGGTGGACGTCGTCCACTTGGCGCTCTACAACCTGTCCATCAGCAGCAAGAAGAAATACTTTGAGCTGGACGAGATTCTGGCCTTCGTCTCTGCTAACTGGGACCATCTGCAGCTGGGAAAG CTGTCCAACAGTCCTCCAGCAGAAAGGGGGCAGCACCTGCTGGACGCCCTCAACAAATACAAGAGCAA GTTTCTGTGTGGGAAGGAGATGAAGAAGAGGAAATGCATCTTCTGCCTGAGGACCCGCGTCCCCCCCAGCCCCTCCTCCAAGCTGTTTCCTGAGCGCGCTCAGAGCGACGCTGGGCGGGGCTCCAAGAAGCCCGCCGCCAG TGTTCTGgctgagaggaagaagaagaagtccaAGTGGTTGCTTGAGGACGCCATTCCCACC AGCgagctgagctgcagctggaccTCCAAGATGGCCACCATCTTTGACTTCTCACTGGATGAGCTGCGGAGTCGCCAGAG CTCCCGGAGCTTCAGTGTCGACCGGGACTCCGGATCCGGCTCCTCCCGCTGCAG GAGCAGAGTGggcagcaggaagaggaagttGCCTAGCAACAGCTACAGCCAGTGGGCCAATCGCAGCGAGGTGTGGGATGAGCCGTCTGATGACCCCGCCCACTTGACCTCTGAgccttcctgcttcctgtctgaCTCCGCCCACATCACTTCCGACTCCTCCATCCTTCACTCCTCCATCTCCTCGTACTTTGGCGCAGCTGGCCGGCTGACCAACGGCGAGCGGTACCAGGTTCTGGCCCGCCGGGTCACACGTCAAGGGACGGTCCAGTACCTGCTGGAGTGGGAGGGGTCAACACCTTATTAG
- the phf19 gene encoding PHD finger protein 19 isoform X1 — protein sequence MFEDLTESFCSLEPQVCPGGGACHSTGVLEDDEGAEPHLSEGQFVLCCWSDGLYYVGKIQRVSPQRQSCFVTFEDNSKFWVLWKDIQHAGIPGEEPRCSVCQGAEPNSGSQSEPNNGILICGKCGIGFHQLCHVPPVEGSATELSPWFCRRCVFALAVRKGGALRKGPIAKALWAMKQVLPYDLVALNWDSQHRTNQQHCYCYCGGPGEWYLKMLQCFRCQQWFHEACTQSLQDAMMFGDRFYLFLCAVCNRGSEYVRRLSLRWVDVVHLALYNLSISSKKKYFELDEILAFVSANWDHLQLGKLSNSPPAERGQHLLDALNKYKSKFLCGKEMKKRKCIFCLRTRVPPSPSSKLFPERAQSDAGRGSKKPAASVLAERKKKKSKWLLEDAIPTSELSCSWTSKMATIFDFSLDELRSRQSSSRSFSVDRDSGSGSSRCRSRVGSRKRKLPSNSYSQWANRSEVWDEPSDDPAHLTSEPSCFLSDSAHITSDSSILHSSISSYFGAAGRLTNGERYQVLARRVTRQGTVQYLLEWEGSTPY from the exons ATGTTTGAGGATCTGACCGAATCCTTCTGCAGTCtggagcctcaggtgtgtccagggggcggggcttgcCACAGCACCGGGGTCCTGGAGGACGatgagggggcggagcctcaccTGAGCGAGGGTCAGTTTGTTCTCTGCTGTTGGTCGGATGGTCTCTACTACGTGGGGAAGATCCAGAGG GTGAGCCCTCAAAGGCAGAGCTGCTTCGTCACATTTGAGGACAACTCCAAGTTCTGGGTCCTTTGGAAGGACATACAACACG CTGGAATCCCAGGGGAGGAGCCTCGCTGCTCGGTGTGCCAGGGGGCGGAGCCTAACTCGGGCAGCCAATCGGAGCCGAACAATGGCATCCTGATCTGTGGAAAGTGTGGCATTG GTTTCCACCAGCTGTGCCACGTTCCTCCAGTAGAGGGCAGCGCCACCGAGCTCAGTCCCTGGTTCTGCAGGCGCTGTGTCTTCGCTCTGGCTGTCCGG aAGGGGGGCGCCCTGAGGAAGGGTCCGATAGCCAAGGCACTGTGGGCGATGAAGCAGGTCCTGCCGTACGATCTGGTAGCGCTGAACTGGGACTCTCAGCATCGGACCAATCAGCAGCATTGTTACTGCTACTGCGGCGGACCTGGAGA GTGGTACCTGAAGATGCTGCAGTGCTTCAGGTGTCAGCAGTGGTTCCATGAGGCCTGCACCCAGAGCCTGCAGGACGCCATGATGTTCGGGGACAG GTTCTATCTGTTCCTGTGCGCCGTGTGTAACAGAGGAAGTGAGTACGTGCGCCGCTTGTCTCTGCGCTGGGTGGACGTCGTCCACTTGGCGCTCTACAACCTGTCCATCAGCAGCAAGAAGAAATACTTTGAGCTGGACGAGATTCTGGCCTTCGTCTCTGCTAACTGGGACCATCTGCAGCTGGGAAAG CTGTCCAACAGTCCTCCAGCAGAAAGGGGGCAGCACCTGCTGGACGCCCTCAACAAATACAAGAGCAA GTTTCTGTGTGGGAAGGAGATGAAGAAGAGGAAATGCATCTTCTGCCTGAGGACCCGCGTCCCCCCCAGCCCCTCCTCCAAGCTGTTTCCTGAGCGCGCTCAGAGCGACGCTGGGCGGGGCTCCAAGAAGCCCGCCGCCAG TGTTCTGgctgagaggaagaagaagaagtccaAGTGGTTGCTTGAGGACGCCATTCCCACC AGCgagctgagctgcagctggaccTCCAAGATGGCCACCATCTTTGACTTCTCACTGGATGAGCTGCGGAGTCGCCAGAG cagCTCCCGGAGCTTCAGTGTCGACCGGGACTCCGGATCCGGCTCCTCCCGCTGCAG GAGCAGAGTGggcagcaggaagaggaagttGCCTAGCAACAGCTACAGCCAGTGGGCCAATCGCAGCGAGGTGTGGGATGAGCCGTCTGATGACCCCGCCCACTTGACCTCTGAgccttcctgcttcctgtctgaCTCCGCCCACATCACTTCCGACTCCTCCATCCTTCACTCCTCCATCTCCTCGTACTTTGGCGCAGCTGGCCGGCTGACCAACGGCGAGCGGTACCAGGTTCTGGCCCGCCGGGTCACACGTCAAGGGACGGTCCAGTACCTGCTGGAGTGGGAGGGGTCAACACCTTATTAG
- the phf19 gene encoding PHD finger protein 19 isoform X3 — MFEDLTESFCSLEPQVCPGGGACHSTGVLEDDEGAEPHLSEGQFVLCCWSDGLYYVGKIQRVSPQRQSCFVTFEDNSKFWVLWKDIQHAGIPGEEPRCSVCQGAEPNSGSQSEPNNGILICGKCGIGFHQLCHVPPVEGSATELSPWFCRRCVFALAVRGGALRKGPIAKALWAMKQVLPYDLVALNWDSQHRTNQQHCYCYCGGPGEWYLKMLQCFRCQQWFHEACTQSLQDAMMFGDRFYLFLCAVCNRGSEYVRRLSLRWVDVVHLALYNLSISSKKKYFELDEILAFVSANWDHLQLGKLSNSPPAERGQHLLDALNKYKSKFLCGKEMKKRKCIFCLRTRVPPSPSSKLFPERAQSDAGRGSKKPAASVLAERKKKKSKWLLEDAIPTSELSCSWTSKMATIFDFSLDELRSRQSSSRSFSVDRDSGSGSSRCRSRVGSRKRKLPSNSYSQWANRSEVWDEPSDDPAHLTSEPSCFLSDSAHITSDSSILHSSISSYFGAAGRLTNGERYQVLARRVTRQGTVQYLLEWEGSTPY, encoded by the exons ATGTTTGAGGATCTGACCGAATCCTTCTGCAGTCtggagcctcaggtgtgtccagggggcggggcttgcCACAGCACCGGGGTCCTGGAGGACGatgagggggcggagcctcaccTGAGCGAGGGTCAGTTTGTTCTCTGCTGTTGGTCGGATGGTCTCTACTACGTGGGGAAGATCCAGAGG GTGAGCCCTCAAAGGCAGAGCTGCTTCGTCACATTTGAGGACAACTCCAAGTTCTGGGTCCTTTGGAAGGACATACAACACG CTGGAATCCCAGGGGAGGAGCCTCGCTGCTCGGTGTGCCAGGGGGCGGAGCCTAACTCGGGCAGCCAATCGGAGCCGAACAATGGCATCCTGATCTGTGGAAAGTGTGGCATTG GTTTCCACCAGCTGTGCCACGTTCCTCCAGTAGAGGGCAGCGCCACCGAGCTCAGTCCCTGGTTCTGCAGGCGCTGTGTCTTCGCTCTGGCTGTCCGG GGGGGCGCCCTGAGGAAGGGTCCGATAGCCAAGGCACTGTGGGCGATGAAGCAGGTCCTGCCGTACGATCTGGTAGCGCTGAACTGGGACTCTCAGCATCGGACCAATCAGCAGCATTGTTACTGCTACTGCGGCGGACCTGGAGA GTGGTACCTGAAGATGCTGCAGTGCTTCAGGTGTCAGCAGTGGTTCCATGAGGCCTGCACCCAGAGCCTGCAGGACGCCATGATGTTCGGGGACAG GTTCTATCTGTTCCTGTGCGCCGTGTGTAACAGAGGAAGTGAGTACGTGCGCCGCTTGTCTCTGCGCTGGGTGGACGTCGTCCACTTGGCGCTCTACAACCTGTCCATCAGCAGCAAGAAGAAATACTTTGAGCTGGACGAGATTCTGGCCTTCGTCTCTGCTAACTGGGACCATCTGCAGCTGGGAAAG CTGTCCAACAGTCCTCCAGCAGAAAGGGGGCAGCACCTGCTGGACGCCCTCAACAAATACAAGAGCAA GTTTCTGTGTGGGAAGGAGATGAAGAAGAGGAAATGCATCTTCTGCCTGAGGACCCGCGTCCCCCCCAGCCCCTCCTCCAAGCTGTTTCCTGAGCGCGCTCAGAGCGACGCTGGGCGGGGCTCCAAGAAGCCCGCCGCCAG TGTTCTGgctgagaggaagaagaagaagtccaAGTGGTTGCTTGAGGACGCCATTCCCACC AGCgagctgagctgcagctggaccTCCAAGATGGCCACCATCTTTGACTTCTCACTGGATGAGCTGCGGAGTCGCCAGAG cagCTCCCGGAGCTTCAGTGTCGACCGGGACTCCGGATCCGGCTCCTCCCGCTGCAG GAGCAGAGTGggcagcaggaagaggaagttGCCTAGCAACAGCTACAGCCAGTGGGCCAATCGCAGCGAGGTGTGGGATGAGCCGTCTGATGACCCCGCCCACTTGACCTCTGAgccttcctgcttcctgtctgaCTCCGCCCACATCACTTCCGACTCCTCCATCCTTCACTCCTCCATCTCCTCGTACTTTGGCGCAGCTGGCCGGCTGACCAACGGCGAGCGGTACCAGGTTCTGGCCCGCCGGGTCACACGTCAAGGGACGGTCCAGTACCTGCTGGAGTGGGAGGGGTCAACACCTTATTAG